In Vanessa atalanta chromosome 3, ilVanAtal1.2, whole genome shotgun sequence, one genomic interval encodes:
- the LOC125076927 gene encoding chitin deacetylase 1 gives MARYARVAPLVACLLFACGVANGQRYRRQADDSKKDDSLEQELCKDKDAGEWFRLVAGEGDNCRDVIQCTASGIQAIRCPAGLFFDIEKQTCDWKDAVKNCKLKNKERKIKPLLYTEEPLCQDGFLACGDATCIERGLFCNGEKDCPDGSDENSCDIDNDPNRAPPCDTSQCVLPDCFCSEDGTVIPGDLPARDVPQMITITFDDAINNNNIELYKEIFNGKRKNPNGCDIKATFFISHKYTNYSAVQETHRKGHEIAVHSITHNDDERFWSNATVDDWGKEMAGMRVITEKFANVTDNSIVGVRAPYLRVGGNNQFTMMEEQAFLYDSTITAPLSNPPLWPYTMYFRMPHRCHGNLQSCPTRSHAVWEMVMNELDRREDPTNDEYLPGCAMVDSCSNILTGDQFYNFLNHNFDRHYDQNRAPLGLYFHAAWLKNNPEFLEAFLYWIDEILQTHNDVYFVTMTQVIQWIQNPRTVTEAKNFEPWREKCAVEGIPACWVPHSCKLISKEVPGETINLQTCVRCPVNYPWLNDPTGDGHY, from the exons GAGTTGCTAATGGGCAACGCTATCGGCGGCAAGCGGATGACTCTAAGAAAGACGACAGCCTGGAACAAGAGCTATGCAAGGACAAGGACGCTGGCGAATGGTTCCGGCTGGTAGCCGGCGAGGGCGACAACTGTCGCGACGTCATTCAGTGTACCGCCTCG GGTATTCAAGCTATCAGATGCCCGGCCGGTctattttttgatattgaaaaacaaacatgCGACTGGAAAGATGCTGTAAAGAACTGTAAGCTAAAGAACAAAGAACGTAAGATAAAGCCTCTTCTTTACACCGAAGAGCCTCTCTGCCAGGATGGCTTCTTGGCTTGTGGAGATGCCACCTGCATTGAACGAGGACTATTCTGTAACGGTGAAAAAGACTGTCCCGATGGGTCCGACGAGAACTCGTGTG ATATTGACAACGACCCGAACAGGGCTCCACCATGTGACACTTCCCAGTGTGTATTACCCGATTGCTTCTGCTCTGAAGATGGAACAGTCATCCCTGGTGATTTACCTGCAAGAGACGTTCCTCAAATGATCACTATAACTTTTGATGACGCTATCAACAATAACAACATCGAattatacaaagaaatattcaaTGGAAAACGTAAAAACCCAAACGGTTGTGACATCAAGGCCACATTCTTTATTTCACACAAATACACGAACTACTCAGCCGTGCAAGAAACTCACAGAAAGGGACATGAAATTGCCGTACATTCGATCAC GCATAATGATGATGAACGATTTTGGAGCAATGCTACTGTTGATGACTGGGGCAAGGAAATGGCTGGAATGAGAGTCATTACAGAAAAATTCGCAAATGTCACTGATAACAGCATTGTAGGCGTTCGCGCACCTTATCTACGCGTCGGTGGCAATAATCAATTCACAATGATGGAAGAACAAGCTTTCCTGTATGACAGTACTATCACCGCACCTCTATCAAACCCCCCTCTATGGCCTTACACTATGTATTTCCGTATGCCTCACCGTTGCCACGGTAATTTGCAAAGCTGTCCAACAAGAAGTCACGCAGTTTGGGAAATGGTAATGAACGAACTTGATCGTCGTGAAGACCCCACTAATGACGAATACTTACCAGGATGTGCTATGGTTGACTCTTGTTCAAATATTCTTACCGGTGACCAGTTTTACAATTTCTTAAACCATAACTTTGATCGTCATTATGATCAAAACAGAGCCCCACTTGGTCTGTACTTCCACGCCGCCTGGTTGAAAAATAATCCTGAGTTCTTAGAAGCATTCTTATACTGGATTGATGAAATTCTTCAAACTCACaatgatgtatattttgttacaatgaCTCAAGTAATCCAATGGATTCAAAATCCTCGTACCGTCACAGAGGCCAAGAACTTTGAGCCATGGAGAGAAAAGTGTGCCGTAGAAGGCATTCCTGCCTGTTGGGTACCTCATTCATGTAAACTTATATCCAAGGAAGTTCCCGGAGAAACCATCAATTTACAGACCTGCGTCAGGTGCCCAGTCAATTACCCCTGGCTCAATGACCCAACAGGCGACGGTCATTATTAA